In Eretmochelys imbricata isolate rEreImb1 chromosome 14, rEreImb1.hap1, whole genome shotgun sequence, a genomic segment contains:
- the UBALD2 gene encoding UBA-like domain-containing protein 2 translates to MSVNMEELRHQVMINQFVLAAGCAADQAKQLLQAAHWQFETALSAFFQETNIPNNHHHHQMMCTPSNTPATPPNFPDALAMFSKLRTSENLQSSNSPITSMACSPPGNFSPFWASSPPNHQPAWMPPSSPTSHNLHHHLHHQQPMWPPVSQQGGSQQKAMAAMDGQR, encoded by the exons ATGTCGGTGAATATGGAGGAGCTGAGGCACCAGGTCATGATCAACCAGTTCGTGCTGGCCGCGGGCTGCGCGGCCGACCAGGCGAAGCAATTGCTGCAGGCGGCTCACTGGCAGTTCGAG ACTGCTTTGAGTGCATTTTTTCAAGAAACTAACATTCCCAACAATCATCACCACCATCAAATG aTGTGCACACCTAGCAATACTCCAGCCACTCCTCCCAACTTCCCGGACGCGCTCGCTATGTTTTCTAAGCTGCGGACCTCAGAGAACCTACAGAGCAGCAACAGCCCCATCACATCGATGGCCTGCTCTCCACCGGGGAACTTCAGTCCCTTTTGGGCCTCCTCACCTCCCAACCACCAACCCGCCTGGATGCCACCGTCCTCTCCAACCAGCCACAACCTCCACCATCATCTCCACCATCAGCAGCCCATGTGGCCACCCGTGTCTCAGCAAGGAGGCTCCCAGCAGAAAGCTATGGCTGCAATGGATGGGCAGAGATAA